The Fictibacillus phosphorivorans genomic sequence ACGATATTAAGAAAGGCAAGCCATAACAAGCTGAATCCATGAGCTGCTGACACCCCACCAAAACCAACAATGGCTGACGTACTAATAAAAGTTGCACCATAAGATAGCGCCATGATAACAGGATGAATATTTCTTCCACCCACTAAATAATCTGATTCTGTTACCGTTTTTTTATATCCATAATAAGCCAACCAAGACATGATACCCATATATATTATAAGAATCGGAATGAGGACGGCAAAATTCATTTTGAGTCATCACCTCCTTTGTTCCACATGATGCCTCCAAAAACCACACACCCTAGTGCTGAAACAAGGGTAGCCACCCATACAAATGCGATAAGTCCATCTTCCATTCCTAGCATAAATTCACTCTCCTCCCAAAATTGAATGCGCTTTCAAAATGTTCAAAACTTTACTCCTTATCTTCCCTCCCCATCATTTCTATATAAAAGTCTTCTTTTCGCCCTAAAAATCCCCTTTAAAGTTTCTATTTTTTACTGAAAAAAGGCCCTTTTGTAACATTAATGAAATATTTCTGTAATATAAGTGAAACCATATTAGCACTTCCCTCGTCTAATAAATAACAAGACATTGAGGAGGATTTAACATTGAAATTCAAAAAACGTACAGTTATCTTTACTGCAACTGCATTACTTACAATCGGGGTATTAAACAATAATGATTTTGAGAGCAAGGTAAGAGCGACAGAACAAAAAGCTCCACTTAAACAGGAGGCATTTACTTCTGAACGATCAAATGAAGTTCTGATACTTAAACAAAATGATGTCAAAGATAATGAAAAACTAGTAGCAGCATCGAAAGTGAACGTTCCTGTTCAACCTAAAAATGAAGAAACCATTCAAAAACCAGTTGAAAAAGAAAGAGTAGAACAGCCACAGATTTCCAAAGAGCCTAAAGAAAATAAAACTCAAACAACCAAACCTGAACCAAAGCCTGCTGTTCAGCCACAAACAAAAAATGTGGAGGCAACACCTAAACAAGAAGAGCAAGAGCAAGTACATTTACCTGAAACTAAAATCATCGACGGTTACACATATGTTAGCTTAATGGATGACACACATGAGAACTTAAAACATCTAGTAGCCATCGCAAAGAAACATGATGCTTCCCTTTAT encodes the following:
- a CDS encoding symporter small accessory protein yields the protein MLGMEDGLIAFVWVATLVSALGCVVFGGIMWNKGGDDSK